A genomic window from Punica granatum isolate Tunisia-2019 chromosome 2, ASM765513v2, whole genome shotgun sequence includes:
- the LOC116194096 gene encoding uncharacterized protein LOC116194096, with translation MASTLAVAAAGRVASLSRASSPRLSLQSPQLTQRRGLAGAADHHGPPRVNAWQDPMSPSRWKEEHFVIASLAGWGVLIVGGYKFFTRGKGKNEENLAGASH, from the exons ATGGCTTCAACACTAGCGGTGGCTGCAGCTGGACGAGTGGCTTCtctttcccgggcttcctctCCGAGGCTGTCTCTCCAATCGCCCCAACTCACTCAGCGGCGCGGTCTCGCCGGCGCAGCCG ATCACCATGGACCACCTAGAGTTAATGCCTGGCAGGACCCAATGAGCCCATCAAGATGGAAGGAAGAGCAT TTTGTAATTGCCTCTTTGGCTGGCTGGGGTGTTCTCATTGTTGGGGGATACAAATTCTTTACTAGAGGCAAAGGCAAGAACGAAGAG AATCTGGCGGGAGCATCTCACTGA
- the LOC116194095 gene encoding external alternative NAD(P)H-ubiquinone oxidoreductase B1, mitochondrial-like isoform X1: MRTSSFFSKASGFLRSHASSSKLLVLLSLSSAGSFVAYSDSQAETSTPNLDLAQKDPKKKRIVVLGTGWAGTSFLKDLDISSCDVQVVSPRNYFAFTPLLPSVTCGTVEARSIVEPVRNIVKKRNGEIRFWEAECLKIDAANNRVMCRSNIENLVGNREFSLEYDYLVVAVGAQVNTFNTPGVKENCYFLKEVEDAQKIRAGVIDCFEKAVLPGLSEEERRTNLHFVIVGGGPTGVEFAAELHDFFQEDLVKLYPMVKDLVKITMVQSGDHILNMFDERISSFAERKFQRDGIEVLTGCRVLDVSEKAITMKNKAKGETSSVPHGLVVWSTGVGPRPLVRDFMEQIGQRKQRILATDEWLRVKGCENVYALGDCATIDQRKIMEDISAIFKAADKDNSGTLTVKEFQDVIEDIVIRYPQVDLYLKSKHLMDVTDLLRDPEGRERDEVDIEGFKLALSHVDSQMKSLPATAQVAAQQGAYLSHCFNRMEQCAENPEGPRRFRSTGRHAFRPFQYKHFGQFAPLGGEQAAAELPGDWVSMGHSTQWLWYSVYASKQVSWRTRVLVVSDWTRRFIFGRDSSRI, translated from the exons ATGAGGACTTCGTCCTTCTTCAGCAAAGCTTCGGGCTTTCTCCGCTCCCACGCTTCTTCCTCCAAGCTCTTGGTCCTCCTCAGTCTCAG TAGTGCTGGGAGTTTTGTGGCATACTCAGATTCTCAAGCAGAGACCAGCACTCCTAACCTTGACCTTGCCCAGAAGGAtcccaagaaaaagagaattgTGGTGCTGGGAACAGGCTGGGCCGGCACTAGCTTCCTCAAGGACCTCGACATCTCATCCTGTGATGTTCAGGTCGTCTCGCCCCGGAACTATTTCGCATTCACTCCTTTGTTACCTAGTGTCACTTGTGGAACAGTTGAAGCTCGGAGTATCGTAGAGCCGGTTCGGAATATCGTTAAGAAG AGAAATGGAGAAATCCGTTTCTGGGAAGCGGAATGCCTTAAGATCGATGCTGCAAACAACAGAGTCATGTGCCGGTCAAATATTGAGAACTTGGTGGGAAATAGAGAGTTCTCTTTGGAGTATGACTACTTGGTCGTAGCGGTGGGAGCCCAAGTGAATACCTTTAACACTCCTGGCGTCAAGGAGAATTGTTACTTCCTGAAG GAAGTAGAGGATGCACAAAAGATACGTGCTGGTGTCATAGACTGTTTTGAGAAGGCAGTCCTTCCTGGCCTGAGTGAAGAAGAGCGGAGAACAAATCTTCACTTCGTGATTGTTGGTGGTGGTCCAACTGGTGTGGAATTTGCTGCCGAGCTACATGACTTCTTCCAAGAAGATCTTGTCAAATTATACCCTATGGTTAAAGATTTAGTGAAAATTACAATGGTCCAGTCAGGAGATCACATTTTAAACAT GTTTGATGAGAGAATCAGTTCATTCGCGGAGCGGAAGTTTCAGAGAGATGGTATCGAAGTTCTAACTGGTTGCCGGGTTCTTGATGTTTCCGAGAAGGCAATCACCATGAAGAATAAAGCCAAAGGAGAGACTAGCTCTGTTCCTCACGGTTTGGTCGTCTGGTCAACAGGTGTGGGGCCCCGTCCTCTTGTCAGAGACTTCATGGAGCAAATTGGGCAG CGTAAACAGCGAATACTTGCAACTGATGAATGGCTGCGGGTAAAGGGATGTGAAAACGTGTATGCGCTTGGGGATTGTGCTACTATAGATCAACGCAAAATTATG GAAGATATCTCAGCCATTTTCAAGGCCGCGGATAAAGACAATTCTGGCACCTTAACAGTGAAAGAATTCCAAGATGTGATTGAAGACATTGTTATACGCTATCCTCAAGTGGATCTTTACTTGAAAAGCAAGCATTTGATGGACGTGACTGATCTGCTAAGAGATCCTGAGGGCCGTGAAAGGGATGAGGTGGATATTGAAGGATTCAAGTTAGCACTCTCTCACGTCGATTCACAAATGAAGAGTCTACCAGCTACAGCCCAG GTGGCTGCTCAACAAGGTGCATACCTCTCTCATTGTTTTAATCGCATGGAGCAGTGCGCAGAAAACCCTGAAGGTCCTCGGCGGTTTAGAAGCACTGGGCGCCACGCCTTCCGTCCATTTCA gTACAAGCATTTCGGGCAGTTTGCACCTTTAGGAGGAGAACAAGCAGCTGCCGAGCTGCCTGGGGACTGGGTTTCGATGGGTCATAGTACTCAATGGCTCTGGTATTCTGTATATGCTAG CAAACAAGTAAGCTGGCGCACGAGGGTGTTGGTTGTATCTGACTGGACTCGGAGATTCATCTTTGGGAGAGATTCAAGCCGTATATGA
- the LOC116194095 gene encoding external alternative NAD(P)H-ubiquinone oxidoreductase B1, mitochondrial-like isoform X2, producing MRTSSFFSKASGFLRSHASSSKLLVLLSLSAGSFVAYSDSQAETSTPNLDLAQKDPKKKRIVVLGTGWAGTSFLKDLDISSCDVQVVSPRNYFAFTPLLPSVTCGTVEARSIVEPVRNIVKKRNGEIRFWEAECLKIDAANNRVMCRSNIENLVGNREFSLEYDYLVVAVGAQVNTFNTPGVKENCYFLKEVEDAQKIRAGVIDCFEKAVLPGLSEEERRTNLHFVIVGGGPTGVEFAAELHDFFQEDLVKLYPMVKDLVKITMVQSGDHILNMFDERISSFAERKFQRDGIEVLTGCRVLDVSEKAITMKNKAKGETSSVPHGLVVWSTGVGPRPLVRDFMEQIGQRKQRILATDEWLRVKGCENVYALGDCATIDQRKIMEDISAIFKAADKDNSGTLTVKEFQDVIEDIVIRYPQVDLYLKSKHLMDVTDLLRDPEGRERDEVDIEGFKLALSHVDSQMKSLPATAQVAAQQGAYLSHCFNRMEQCAENPEGPRRFRSTGRHAFRPFQYKHFGQFAPLGGEQAAAELPGDWVSMGHSTQWLWYSVYASKQVSWRTRVLVVSDWTRRFIFGRDSSRI from the exons ATGAGGACTTCGTCCTTCTTCAGCAAAGCTTCGGGCTTTCTCCGCTCCCACGCTTCTTCCTCCAAGCTCTTGGTCCTCCTCAGTCTCAG TGCTGGGAGTTTTGTGGCATACTCAGATTCTCAAGCAGAGACCAGCACTCCTAACCTTGACCTTGCCCAGAAGGAtcccaagaaaaagagaattgTGGTGCTGGGAACAGGCTGGGCCGGCACTAGCTTCCTCAAGGACCTCGACATCTCATCCTGTGATGTTCAGGTCGTCTCGCCCCGGAACTATTTCGCATTCACTCCTTTGTTACCTAGTGTCACTTGTGGAACAGTTGAAGCTCGGAGTATCGTAGAGCCGGTTCGGAATATCGTTAAGAAG AGAAATGGAGAAATCCGTTTCTGGGAAGCGGAATGCCTTAAGATCGATGCTGCAAACAACAGAGTCATGTGCCGGTCAAATATTGAGAACTTGGTGGGAAATAGAGAGTTCTCTTTGGAGTATGACTACTTGGTCGTAGCGGTGGGAGCCCAAGTGAATACCTTTAACACTCCTGGCGTCAAGGAGAATTGTTACTTCCTGAAG GAAGTAGAGGATGCACAAAAGATACGTGCTGGTGTCATAGACTGTTTTGAGAAGGCAGTCCTTCCTGGCCTGAGTGAAGAAGAGCGGAGAACAAATCTTCACTTCGTGATTGTTGGTGGTGGTCCAACTGGTGTGGAATTTGCTGCCGAGCTACATGACTTCTTCCAAGAAGATCTTGTCAAATTATACCCTATGGTTAAAGATTTAGTGAAAATTACAATGGTCCAGTCAGGAGATCACATTTTAAACAT GTTTGATGAGAGAATCAGTTCATTCGCGGAGCGGAAGTTTCAGAGAGATGGTATCGAAGTTCTAACTGGTTGCCGGGTTCTTGATGTTTCCGAGAAGGCAATCACCATGAAGAATAAAGCCAAAGGAGAGACTAGCTCTGTTCCTCACGGTTTGGTCGTCTGGTCAACAGGTGTGGGGCCCCGTCCTCTTGTCAGAGACTTCATGGAGCAAATTGGGCAG CGTAAACAGCGAATACTTGCAACTGATGAATGGCTGCGGGTAAAGGGATGTGAAAACGTGTATGCGCTTGGGGATTGTGCTACTATAGATCAACGCAAAATTATG GAAGATATCTCAGCCATTTTCAAGGCCGCGGATAAAGACAATTCTGGCACCTTAACAGTGAAAGAATTCCAAGATGTGATTGAAGACATTGTTATACGCTATCCTCAAGTGGATCTTTACTTGAAAAGCAAGCATTTGATGGACGTGACTGATCTGCTAAGAGATCCTGAGGGCCGTGAAAGGGATGAGGTGGATATTGAAGGATTCAAGTTAGCACTCTCTCACGTCGATTCACAAATGAAGAGTCTACCAGCTACAGCCCAG GTGGCTGCTCAACAAGGTGCATACCTCTCTCATTGTTTTAATCGCATGGAGCAGTGCGCAGAAAACCCTGAAGGTCCTCGGCGGTTTAGAAGCACTGGGCGCCACGCCTTCCGTCCATTTCA gTACAAGCATTTCGGGCAGTTTGCACCTTTAGGAGGAGAACAAGCAGCTGCCGAGCTGCCTGGGGACTGGGTTTCGATGGGTCATAGTACTCAATGGCTCTGGTATTCTGTATATGCTAG CAAACAAGTAAGCTGGCGCACGAGGGTGTTGGTTGTATCTGACTGGACTCGGAGATTCATCTTTGGGAGAGATTCAAGCCGTATATGA
- the LOC116194095 gene encoding external alternative NAD(P)H-ubiquinone oxidoreductase B1, mitochondrial-like isoform X3 codes for MRTSSFFSKASGFLRSHASSSKLLVLLSLSSAGSFVAYSDSQAETSTPNLDLAQKDPKKKRIVVLGTGWAGTSFLKDLDISSCDVQVVSPRNYFAFTPLLPSVTCGTVEARSIVEPVRNIVKKRNGEIRFWEAECLKIDAANNRVMCRSNIENLVGNREFSLEYDYLVVAVGAQVNTFNTPGVKENCYFLKEVEDAQKIRAGVIDCFEKAVLPGLSEEERRTNLHFVIVGGGPTGVEFAAELHDFFQEDLVKLYPMVKDLVKITMVQSGDHILNMFDERISSFAERKFQRDGIEVLTGCRVLDVSEKAITMKNKAKGETSSVPHGLVVWSTGVGPRPLVRDFMEQIGQEDISAIFKAADKDNSGTLTVKEFQDVIEDIVIRYPQVDLYLKSKHLMDVTDLLRDPEGRERDEVDIEGFKLALSHVDSQMKSLPATAQVAAQQGAYLSHCFNRMEQCAENPEGPRRFRSTGRHAFRPFQYKHFGQFAPLGGEQAAAELPGDWVSMGHSTQWLWYSVYASKQVSWRTRVLVVSDWTRRFIFGRDSSRI; via the exons ATGAGGACTTCGTCCTTCTTCAGCAAAGCTTCGGGCTTTCTCCGCTCCCACGCTTCTTCCTCCAAGCTCTTGGTCCTCCTCAGTCTCAG TAGTGCTGGGAGTTTTGTGGCATACTCAGATTCTCAAGCAGAGACCAGCACTCCTAACCTTGACCTTGCCCAGAAGGAtcccaagaaaaagagaattgTGGTGCTGGGAACAGGCTGGGCCGGCACTAGCTTCCTCAAGGACCTCGACATCTCATCCTGTGATGTTCAGGTCGTCTCGCCCCGGAACTATTTCGCATTCACTCCTTTGTTACCTAGTGTCACTTGTGGAACAGTTGAAGCTCGGAGTATCGTAGAGCCGGTTCGGAATATCGTTAAGAAG AGAAATGGAGAAATCCGTTTCTGGGAAGCGGAATGCCTTAAGATCGATGCTGCAAACAACAGAGTCATGTGCCGGTCAAATATTGAGAACTTGGTGGGAAATAGAGAGTTCTCTTTGGAGTATGACTACTTGGTCGTAGCGGTGGGAGCCCAAGTGAATACCTTTAACACTCCTGGCGTCAAGGAGAATTGTTACTTCCTGAAG GAAGTAGAGGATGCACAAAAGATACGTGCTGGTGTCATAGACTGTTTTGAGAAGGCAGTCCTTCCTGGCCTGAGTGAAGAAGAGCGGAGAACAAATCTTCACTTCGTGATTGTTGGTGGTGGTCCAACTGGTGTGGAATTTGCTGCCGAGCTACATGACTTCTTCCAAGAAGATCTTGTCAAATTATACCCTATGGTTAAAGATTTAGTGAAAATTACAATGGTCCAGTCAGGAGATCACATTTTAAACAT GTTTGATGAGAGAATCAGTTCATTCGCGGAGCGGAAGTTTCAGAGAGATGGTATCGAAGTTCTAACTGGTTGCCGGGTTCTTGATGTTTCCGAGAAGGCAATCACCATGAAGAATAAAGCCAAAGGAGAGACTAGCTCTGTTCCTCACGGTTTGGTCGTCTGGTCAACAGGTGTGGGGCCCCGTCCTCTTGTCAGAGACTTCATGGAGCAAATTGGGCAG GAAGATATCTCAGCCATTTTCAAGGCCGCGGATAAAGACAATTCTGGCACCTTAACAGTGAAAGAATTCCAAGATGTGATTGAAGACATTGTTATACGCTATCCTCAAGTGGATCTTTACTTGAAAAGCAAGCATTTGATGGACGTGACTGATCTGCTAAGAGATCCTGAGGGCCGTGAAAGGGATGAGGTGGATATTGAAGGATTCAAGTTAGCACTCTCTCACGTCGATTCACAAATGAAGAGTCTACCAGCTACAGCCCAG GTGGCTGCTCAACAAGGTGCATACCTCTCTCATTGTTTTAATCGCATGGAGCAGTGCGCAGAAAACCCTGAAGGTCCTCGGCGGTTTAGAAGCACTGGGCGCCACGCCTTCCGTCCATTTCA gTACAAGCATTTCGGGCAGTTTGCACCTTTAGGAGGAGAACAAGCAGCTGCCGAGCTGCCTGGGGACTGGGTTTCGATGGGTCATAGTACTCAATGGCTCTGGTATTCTGTATATGCTAG CAAACAAGTAAGCTGGCGCACGAGGGTGTTGGTTGTATCTGACTGGACTCGGAGATTCATCTTTGGGAGAGATTCAAGCCGTATATGA